The Triticum aestivum cultivar Chinese Spring chromosome 7B, IWGSC CS RefSeq v2.1, whole genome shotgun sequence genome window below encodes:
- the LOC123160031 gene encoding putative UDP-rhamnose:rhamnosyltransferase 1, whose product MDAAYSSPMHIVLFPWLAFGHMVPFLELAERLAARGHRVSFVSTPRNISRLPPVVDVHLVALPLPHVDGLPEGAEATTDLPPGKAQLLQKAADGLAGPFGAFLDDGKKPDWLIVDTFHYLAAAAAARRGVPSVMFPIFSSASSALWGVPRVSTAVDPKVGASLAQRFLLTHQSCKMVAKRCCVEFDPDGVPLLPAIFGKPFAPLGLLPPPLRSNGGDDTLVSWLDRQPAKSVLYVALGSEAPLSTELVHELASGLELAGTSFLWALRKPSGVPDDAVLPPGFQDRTKHRGLVAMGMVPQTRVLAHDSVGAFLTHCGWSSVIEAMQYGRPLVMLPFFGDQGPIARLMEGRKVGLPVPRNGKDGSSFEREGVGSAVRAVMVEEEGRCAFAANARKLQQVVADTASHERCIDGFLQQLRFYKE is encoded by the coding sequence ATGGACGCCGCCTACTCGTCGCCGATGCACATCGTCCTCTTCCCGTGGCTTGCGTTCGGTCACATGGTCCCCTTCCTCGAGCTTGCGGAGCGCCTGGCGGCCCGCGGTCACCGCGTCTCCTTCGTCTCAACGCCGCGCAATATCAGCCGCCTCCCGCCCGTCGTGGACGTCCACCTGGTGGCCCTACCGCTCCCCCACGTAGACGGCCTCCCGGAGGGAGCCGAAGCCACCACCGACCTCCCGCCCGGCAAGGCCCAGCTCCTGCAGAAGGCCGCCGACGGCCTCGCCGGGCCATTCGGCGCCTTTCTAGACGACGGCAAGAAGCCGGACTGGCTCATCGTCGACACCTTCCActacctagccgccgccgccgccgcccgccggggcGTGCCGTCCGTGATGTTCCCCATTTTCTCCTCCGCGTCGAGCGCCCTATGGGGCGTGCCGCGCGTGTCGACGGCCGTTGACCCTAAGGTGGGGGCGTCGCTAGCGCAGCGCTTCTTGCTAACCCACCAGAGCTGCAAGATGGTGGCAAAACGGTGCTGCGTGGAGTTCGATCCCGACGGCGTGCCTCTCCTGCCCGCCATCTTCGGCAAGCCGTTCGCCCCTCTCGgcctgctgccgccgcctctgAGGTCCAACGGAGGCGACGACACGCTCGTGTCGTGGCTCGACCGGCAGCCGGCGAAGTCCGTCCTCTACGTCGCGCTGGGAAGCGAAGCGCCGCTGAGCACGGAGCTAGTGCACGAGCTAGCCAGCGGCCTGGAGCTCGCCGGGACGTCGTTCCTCTGGGCCCTGAGGAAGCCCAGCGGCGTCCCCGACGACGCCGTCCTTCCTCCGGGCTTCCAGGACCGCACCAAGCACCGCGGGCTCGTGGCGATGGGGATGGTCCCGCAGACCAGGGTGCTGGCGCACGACTCCGTCGGCGCGTTCCTGACGCACTGCGGGTGGAGCTCGGTCATCGAGGCGATGCAGTATGGACGCCCCCTTGTCATGCTGCCATTCTTCGGAGACCAAGGACCGATTGCTCGGCTCATGGAGGGGAGGAAGGTTGGATTGCCGGTGCCAAGGAACGGAAAGGATGGATCGTCTTTTGAGCGGGAAGGCGTCGGGTCTGCGGTCCGGGCCGTCATGGTGGAGGAAGAAGGTAGATGTGCCTTTGCCGCCAATGCCAGGAAGTTGCAACAGGTTGTCGCCGACACTGCAAGCCATGAGCGCTGCATTGATGGCTTCCTTCAGCAATTACGATTCTACAAAGAGTAG